The sequence GCAGGGTTCGCGCGAACTCGTCTCGAAGGCGCGCGGCGTGCTGGTGTTCCCGTCGGTGCTGCAAGCGGGCTTCATCGTGGGCGGTCAGTACGGCGAAGGGTCGCTGCGCGTCGGCGGCGGCACGGTCGGCTACTACAGCACGATTTCCGGCTCGTTCGGCCTGCAGGCGGGCGCACAGTCGAAGGCCATCATCTTCCTGTTCATGACGCAAGACGCGCTGGACAAATTCCGCAATGCGGACGGCTGGTCGGTGGGCGGCGACGCCTCCGTTGCGCTGGTGAAAATGGGCGCGAACGGCGCCGTCGACACGACCACGGCCACTGCGCCGGTCGAGGTATTCGTGCTGACGAATGCCGGCCTGATGGGCGATCTGTCGCTGCAGGGCACCAAGGTTTCGCGCCTGAAGATCTAAGGCGCGCAATCAGCGTGCTGGTCTGGCGGGCCTGACTCTGATCCGCCCGGTTCCGTGCGCGGCGGTGTGAGGCGGCGTGAATCGACATCAAGCGACCATGAGAAAACGGCGATGCGTTATAAACGCATCGCCGTTTTTTTTTGCCGTGCCGTACCGCGCGAAGCAGGCAGCAAGCGAGCCCGCTCGCTCCGCCTCAGCTTCCCGACTTGTCGATCACCTTGAAACGCGACCGCTTCTGCGCGCGAATCACCGACTGATACGCGTCCACGTACTGCTGCGCCATCCGGTGCGACGTGAAGCGCTCCTCGAAGCGTTGGCGCACGCCCGCGCGCGGCATCTTGTGCAGGCGATTCACCGCCGCCACCGCGCCGATCTCGTCCTCGACGATAAAGCCCGTCACGCCGTCTTCGAGCACCTCCGGCACCGAGCCGCGATTGAACGCGATCACCGGCGTGCCGCACGCCATCGCCTCGATCATCACGAGGCCGAACGGCTCCGGCCAGTCGATCGGAAACAGCAATGCATGCGCGCCCGACAAAAATTCGGCCTTCTGATGATCCGCGATCTCGCCGATAAACTCGACATGCGGCAGATCCAGCAACGGCCGAATGTCGCGCTCGAAGTACTCGCGGTCGGCGGAATCGACCTTGGCGGCGATGCGGATCGGCATACCGCAGCGGCCGGCAATGCGGATCGCGGTGTCGACCCGCTTTTCCGGTGAAATCCGGCCGAGAAACGCGAGGTATTTCTGCTCGACCGGCTGCGGCGTGTAGAGCTGCTCCGGCAAGCCGTGATAGACGGTGGTCAGCCACCTGGCCTGCGGCAACGGATGACGCTGCGCGTTCGAAATCGAGATCACCGGCGCGGTGTTGAACGTGTCGAACACCGGCTGCTGTTCGGGCAGGTCGAGGCGGCCGTGCATCGTCGTGACGAACGGCGTGTCCTGACGCTTGAAGACCGAGAACGAGTAATAGTCGAGGTGAAAATGCAGGACGTCGAACTGGTCTGCCTGGCGGCGCACCAGTTCCATCAACAGCATGTGCGGCGCCACGCGGTCGCGAATGCCCGGATCGAGACGCAGCGCGCGCGGCCACACCGGCTCGAGCTTCGCGCTGGTCACCGAGTCGCCGCTCGCGAACAACGTCACGTCATGGCCAAGCTCGACCAGCGCCTCGGTGATGTACGACACGACGCGCTCCGTGCCGCCGTACAGCTTGGGCGGCACCGATTCGGTCAAAGGGGCGATCTGGGCAATCTTCATAGCAGGTTTGTCTCCGTAAACTGACGGCTTGCGCGTTGCGGCGGGGCGCGTCAGCGACGCTCTCCGCGCAGGGCGACGCCGATTGCGCCGGTCGATGCAAAGCGCATCTGCATGACCGGCATCGAATCATTATTCACCACAGGACAACAAAAAGCGCCACGTCTTGCATTTCCCTGGCGCTGTTACATTCAGCTTACATTGCACGGGGCGTTGGGCACAGTCGGGCAAACACCGCACGGGGTTGCCTGTTCAGTCTCGGGCCCGCGTCAAGGCCGCTTCGAGGCCGCCTGAGGCCGCGTCAGGCGCTTATCGGGCCGAACAATCGCAAGGCCGCAATTATCGCGCCGGCCATTTCCACGCGGGCAGGTCGCGATCGTCCGCATCGGCGATCCGGGTGGCGCCGAAATGCTTCTCCAGCACGATGGATTGACTCTCCTCCTCGCGTTCGAGCGCCGCGATCAAGCGCGCGGCATGCGACACCACCAGCACCTGCGAATGCAACGCCGCCCGCGCGATCAGGCGGGCCAGCGCCGGCAGCAGATCCGGATGCAGGCTCGTCTCCGGTTCGTTCAGCACCAGCAACGCGGGCGGACGCGGCGTCAGCAACGCGGCGACCAGCAGCAGATAGCGCAAGGTACCGTCGGACAACTCCGCGCCCTTCAGTGGCCGCAGCAGGCCGTGCTGACGCATCATCACTTCGAAGCGGCCGTCCTGTGTCGAGATGTCGAGTTGCGAGCCGGGAAAAGCGTCGTCGATGGCCGCCGCGAGCGCCGTGGGGTCGCCGATCTCGCGGATGGTCTGCAAGGCCGCGGCGAGGTCCGCGCCGTCGTTGGACAGCACCGGCGTATGCGTGCCGATCTGCGGCAGGCGCGCGGCGGCGTCGGCGTCGGTGCGGAAATGGTCGTAGAAGCGCCACGAGCGGATCTGCTCGCGCACCGTGATCATTTCTGGCGCGGTCCGTGGGTCGGAGAACTCCGTCATCATGCTGTCGAAACTGGCGACCGGTTGCGGGATGGTCTGCCAGTCGCCCTGCTCGTCGCGCGTGCGCAGCGCCGGGCCCTGCCGGTCGACCAGCAACGCCGACGGCCGCAATACCGGCCCGCTCCAGATGCACTCGCGCTTGATGGTGGGGTCGAGCGGGAACAGCGTGTCCTTGTTGAGCGGCGGCAGACCGAGATCGATCGCGTAGCCGAACTGATCGCCGGCAAAGCCGAGCCGCAGGCTCACCGGATCCTTGCGGCGCAGCGGCTCGATCGGCAATTCGCCCGCCAGCATGCCGCGCGAGAAGCGCTCCGGACCGGCCCATAGCGTGGACGGCAAACCGCCTTCGCGCGCCAGCGACGTAATCACACCGCCGCGCGCCGTTTCCGCCAGCAGACGCAGCGAGCGATACACGCTCGACTTGCCGCTGCCGTTCGCGCCGGTGATCACGTTCAGGCGGCCGAGCGGCACGACCAGTTCGCGCAACGACCGGTAACCGGCAATGGCCAACGTCGTCAGCATGCGGACGACGCCCGGTCGAATGCGCCGCGCAAAGCGAGCCACAGCCCGCGCGATAAAACCCTCCGTTCAACACGCCTCATCACCGGTGCCCGCCGCCCTTGCCCGGCTTCTGCACCGGCACGCTACGCAAATCCGCCAGGAACGTATCGCGCCACACGCCGAGATCATTCTTGCGCAACGCCGCCATGTTGATCTCGTGACGCCGCTGACGCGCGTCGAGCGGCATCTGCAACGCGCGCTGCAAGGCTTCGCACATGCCGATTGCGTCATGCGGATTGACCAGCAACGCGCCGCTCAACTCGGCCGCCGCGCCCGCGAAAATCGACAGCACCAGCACGCCGGGGTCGTCCGGATTCTGCGCGGCCACATATTCCTTCGCGACCAGATTCATGCCGTCATGCAGCGGCGTCACGAAACCGATCTGCGACTCGCGAAACAGCGACATCAGTTTCCATCGATCGTATTGCTGGTTCAGATAACGGATCGGCGTGTAGTCGAGCCCCGAGTAGCGACCGTTGATGCGCCCTGCTTCGTACTCCAGATCCTGGCGGATCTTCTGATACGTGACGACGTCCGAACGGGTGGGCGGCGCGATCTGCACCAGCGTGACGTTGCCGCGCC is a genomic window of Paraburkholderia bryophila containing:
- a CDS encoding AAA family ATPase; protein product: MLTTLAIAGYRSLRELVVPLGRLNVITGANGSGKSSVYRSLRLLAETARGGVITSLAREGGLPSTLWAGPERFSRGMLAGELPIEPLRRKDPVSLRLGFAGDQFGYAIDLGLPPLNKDTLFPLDPTIKRECIWSGPVLRPSALLVDRQGPALRTRDEQGDWQTIPQPVASFDSMMTEFSDPRTAPEMITVREQIRSWRFYDHFRTDADAAARLPQIGTHTPVLSNDGADLAAALQTIREIGDPTALAAAIDDAFPGSQLDISTQDGRFEVMMRQHGLLRPLKGAELSDGTLRYLLLVAALLTPRPPALLVLNEPETSLHPDLLPALARLIARAALHSQVLVVSHAARLIAALEREEESQSIVLEKHFGATRIADADDRDLPAWKWPAR
- a CDS encoding BPSL1445 family SYLF domain-containing lipoprotein, producing the protein MQRRNFMLKTTAALAFGGLALAGCTTTSNSDNKNTSSTDASKRQSIDASVDGTMSRLYTTVQGSRELVSKARGVLVFPSVLQAGFIVGGQYGEGSLRVGGGTVGYYSTISGSFGLQAGAQSKAIIFLFMTQDALDKFRNADGWSVGGDASVALVKMGANGAVDTTTATAPVEVFVLTNAGLMGDLSLQGTKVSRLKI
- a CDS encoding glycosyltransferase family 4 protein, whose product is MKIAQIAPLTESVPPKLYGGTERVVSYITEALVELGHDVTLFASGDSVTSAKLEPVWPRALRLDPGIRDRVAPHMLLMELVRRQADQFDVLHFHLDYYSFSVFKRQDTPFVTTMHGRLDLPEQQPVFDTFNTAPVISISNAQRHPLPQARWLTTVYHGLPEQLYTPQPVEQKYLAFLGRISPEKRVDTAIRIAGRCGMPIRIAAKVDSADREYFERDIRPLLDLPHVEFIGEIADHQKAEFLSGAHALLFPIDWPEPFGLVMIEAMACGTPVIAFNRGSVPEVLEDGVTGFIVEDEIGAVAAVNRLHKMPRAGVRQRFEERFTSHRMAQQYVDAYQSVIRAQKRSRFKVIDKSGS